CGCCGTTTCCTCTTCCTTGAGTCGAACGGGCCCGAAGCACTCGGGGAACTTGGCGGTGCGGCCCTTGTAGAAGGCGCGGAACTTGTCCATGTCGGCCTTGATGTCGTCGCTGGGATAGATGCCCGGGCCGAATCCGCCGCGTTTTTCCTTGTAGTCGAGCACGCCCGTCACGATGGGCACGCCTGCTTCCTTGGCCATCCAGTAGAAACCCGACTTCCAGTACTCGGCGCGGCCGCGTGTCCCCTCGGGCGGGACGACGATGACGAGTTTTTCGGAATTGCGAAAGGCGTCGGCGACCTGGCCGACCATGCCCTGGGGCGCGCGGCGATCGATGGGAATGCCGCCCAGAAATCGCATGAACCAGCCGTAGGGAAAACGGAAGAGGGTGTGTTTGCCGATCCAGTGCAACTTGATGTCGAAAACAAGCGCTATGCTCAGCATAATGGGCAGATCCCAGTTGCTGGTATGCGGCGCCGCGATAAGCACGAACTTGTCGTGCGGCGGACGCTCGCCGAGAATCTCCCACCCGATCAGCTTGAGGATGAGGCGGCCGATGA
The DNA window shown above is from Chrysiogenia bacterium and carries:
- a CDS encoding lysophospholipid acyltransferase family protein, yielding MKRFIGRLILKLIGWEILGERPPHDKFVLIAAPHTSNWDLPIMLSIALVFDIKLHWIGKHTLFRFPYGWFMRFLGGIPIDRRAPQGMVGQVADAFRNSEKLVIVVPPEGTRGRAEYWKSGFYWMAKEAGVPIVTGVLDYKEKRGGFGPGIYPSDDIKADMDKFRAFYKGRTAKFPECFGPVRLKEEETA